The DNA sequence TGAGATGTTGCGCTAAGGCAACGCTGAATCTCGATTAAAACAAACGTACAGAAGACATGCAGAACGGAAGGTTTACCTAGAGGTCCCTTCGACTTCCAGAGTCCCTTGATCAGCGTGGGGTCGCCGCGGCGCCAGTCGCGCCACCCTCGGCCCCGACGAGGCGGACCCGCGGGCCAACTTGGACGACCACCGGCGGCACCACCACCGGCCCCACCGCCGGTACTTCCTCCGGTCACACCGAAACCAACAGCGCCGCTTCCAACGGCGGCGCCGGTGCCAGGGCCAGAGGCACTGCTGCCAGCGGCGCCAAAAGTGCTGCTCGCGCCACTGCCAGCTGTGCCACCGCCGGGGCCCGGGGTGCTCGGCGAACCAGCCTGCGGCTGTACATGGCCCCCCGCCGCGCCGCCACCGCCCTGTGGCAACGGCAATCCCGCCGCTTTTTTTATCCAAAGCAGCGTGAAAAATCAACATACGCCGATCAAATTATTATTGTACACTTTTTGGGTTAGTATCTTTGCGATCGCCTTCGTATCGAGGGAGCAAGTTAAAAAGAGAGCTGTTGCGACGGTGTATACATCTGACGATTTTTACGATAGTTGGTGCTGGTTGATATTTGATTTGGTAATTGGCTATGAGATTTAATATGAAGTTTTATATGTAGGTAGTTTTGTATGATTAGGCGAAGGTACTTAATTCGTTGCTGTGAaagttaaataataatttaatcttttTTGTTTGTTGAAAGAAACTGAGAAGATAATATGATTTTTTAATTCAGTCTGCTACTGTTACTTTGAACGATTGTTACGGGTTTAGCCATTAATTATCTTGgatttaataattcaattactaagatacactatttttattatatatcaaGTTTATACAGCGACTACAAAATGTATTTATATGCCATTGTATTGAATAGAATTGGATCCAAGTATATCAAAAATTGGTATCATTCAGTGGTACTTTCATGTGATTAATAGAATTTGATACTGTGAAGATGGAATGTAGAATCTGATAAAAGACACCTTCATTCATCTCCAacgtcctttttttcttctcacTCATCTTTATTTCTTGTCTACTCTTTCTTATCTATGACATTGAAATCTCTCAGAGTGTCAGAAATGTATTAGAGATTAAGGCAGTGAACAGCTAACGTTCATTTAAGTAGCTTAAGGAATGATAAGACAAGTGATGAAGTTGAGAAGTTACTCTAGCTGTTACTAGTGCATTTATTAACAATagtatgtatatgtgtgtgcTTGAACTATTGATAAAGTCGATAATAATCGTTCTGGTGGTGAGATTTGGGATAAGTTTCTGAAACAATATGACACTTTGGAACTGTAAGCAACGTAAAGTGCAACTAACTAGTTAGTAAGAACCTGCTGAACTTTGAGAAGATCATTACGAGTACTACAGGGTAATGAGTACTCAAAGAGTATTTTGGATGTGGAACATTCAGTATTTGTATATCTTTCTGAttcaaacgaaaagaaaaatggaatTGGTTAACAGTAATGTAACTTTCATGTACAGTTAAATTGAAAAGATAAAAATGAGCAGAAATGTATCACCATAGatgttaataaaaaataatgtt is a window from the Bombus affinis isolate iyBomAffi1 chromosome 9, iyBomAffi1.2, whole genome shotgun sequence genome containing:
- the LOC126920526 gene encoding uncharacterized protein LOC126920526, translated to MGWIFLASTLLFCLCAAGLPLPQGGGGAAGGHVQPQAGSPSTPGPGGGTAGSGASSTFGAAGSSASGPGTGAAVGSGAVGFGVTGGSTGGGAGGGAAGGRPSWPAGPPRRGRGWRDWRRGDPTLIKGLWKSKGPLDSLGKAEVYIFLALLIGFVTVVVGCWLSDNCWSPEPEGVVTLA